The genomic stretch tccgttctaccctagaccgggcacatatctcttggattctttaatcagaatcttcgtggtataagctagattgatggcgacattcatgagaatccaaaaagtctaaaccttgtctgtggtattccgagtaggattcagggattgaatgactgtgacgagcttcaaactcgcgattattgggcgtgatgacaaacgcaaaagaataaagggattctattccaacatgatcgagaaccgacagatgattagtcgtgccgtgacagagcatttgaacctttttcactgagaggatgagatgtagccattgacaacggtgatgccctacttacagcttgccatggaaaggagtaagaaggattggatgaaagcagtaggaaagcagaaatttaaaaggaacacagcacctccatgcacttatctgaaattcccaccattgaattacatgagtaactctatctttattttctgttaattatttattattattcgaaaacccaataatcaattattatccacctgattgagatttacaaggtgaccatagcttgcttcataccaacaatctctgtgggatcgacccttactcacgtaaggtttattacttggatgacccagtacacttgctggttagttgtgcgaagttgtgacaaagcgtgatttatgtttgagagcaccaagtctttggagccattgttgatgatcataattCCATCCACCAACAGCCGGCCGGGAACGGGAACGGGAACGTGAATGGCAACGGAAATGTGAACGGCAAAGGGAATGCTCATGCTAACGCTGAAGGAGACGGAGATAACATGGGAGGCATTCCAATGACTTTGGCAACCTTCCTCAAGGTTCATCCGCCAACATTCGGAGGATCAACTAATCCTACTGAAGTGGACCACTGGTTCCAAGCCAGGGAGCATGCCTTACAGGCACAACATGTTCCATACAATCAGTATGTGGAGTTTGTCGCTTATCAGCTTGCGGGAGAGACCCAGCCCTGGTAGCAAGTAGAGTGTCGCTTGCTACAGCTGCAGAATGCTGAAGTTCCATGGGATGTGTTCCGAACGACCTTTTACAAGAAGTACTTCCCTGAGTCTGCAAGGGAAGCGAAGGAGATGGAGCTAatgcagctgaagcaaggttCCATGTCTGTGGCTGAGTACACCAACAAGTTTGAAGAGCTTTGTAGGTTTTCTCAGGTGTGTCAGGGTGACCCGGAGACCTTTGAGAGCTAGAGGTGTATTAAGTACCAAAGGGGTTTGAAGGATAGCATTATGACTGCTGTGGCTCCTATGGAGATCCGTGTCTTTTCTGACTTGGTGAACAAAGCAAGGGTGGTAGAGGAATATGCCAAGACAGTGGCTGCATCCAAGGACACTCAGGGAGGAGGCAGTAGCAAAGGGCGTGGCAAGTATTACCATCCGAGGGGTCAAAGCTTTAAGAGAGGAGGATATGCGCGTCAAGGTCCAGGAGGCTTCAGAAAGAATGCTCATAATCAATTTCAGCGTGGCAAGAGGAGAGGAAGTCAAAGTGGTTGCTTCAACTGTGGCTTGCCTGGTCATATTGCGAGGGATTACACTCGGGGAAAGAACCCGAATGCGGGTCAAAGTCAGCACCATGGGTGAGTTTTTGCTGTGAATGCCAAGGATGCTTCCAAGGCGGATCCGTTGATGAGAGGTAATTGTTTATTTGGTGATAAGACTTTAATTACATTATATGATACTGGGGCATCGCATTCATTTTTCTCGTTTGCTAAAGTTGAGGAACTAGGCTTGAAAGTGTCAGAGTTACCCTTTGATCTGCATGTACATACTCCGCATCAGACAGTTATGACTAGATCAAGTTATAGACAAGTAGATTTCAAACTTGAGGATATAGATTTTGTACATGATTTGGTCTGTTTACTTATGGTTGGGTTGGAGATGATTTTGGGGTTTGATTGGTTGTCAAAAAATCGGGTTTTGTTGGATTGCTTTGAACGGACAATTCGATTTATGCCAGAAGGAGAGAGTGGAGCAGTAGTAACTGCGGGATACTACCTGAACTCTATAGTGGTGTGCTGTAGTGGCAAAGAGTGTCAGAGTTACATCTTGTTAACTGCTAATGCTTCGGGCGATACCCAAGGCTTAGACCAGATTCCGGTGGTTAGGGATTTTTCGGAGGTATTTCCGGAAGATATTCCTGAATTTTCACCTCAAAGAGAGATCGAGTTTGCGATTGAATTGGTGCCGGGAGCCGGACCAGTGTCAATTGCACCGTATAGGATGGCTCCGAAAGAACTGGCCGAGTTAAAGGTTTAGCTGGAAGAGCTTCTGACCAAGAAGTTCATTCGACCGAGTGTATCACCGTGGGGAGCGCCAGTtttattggtgaagaagaaggatggagggatGCGACTGTGTGTGGATTACCGTCAGTTGAATAAAGTGACGGTGAAGAATAAATACCCACTGCCAAGGATAGATGACTTGATGGATCAACTGCAAGGAGCTGGAGTGTTTTCCAAGATTGATTCGAGATCTGGTTACCATCAGATAAGGGTGAAAGAGGATGACATCCCTAAGACCACGTTTAGAACACGTTATGGACACTACGAATTTGCggtgatgtcctttgggttaaCGAATGCACCTGTTGTCTTCATGGATTATATGAACAGAGTCTTTCGTCCCTTTCTGGACAAGTTCGTGGTGGTTTTCATAGACGACATCTTAGTTTACTCCAAGATGGCAAAGGAACATGAGGAGCATTTGAGGATTGTGTTGCAAATCCTGAAAGAGCGAAAGTTGTATGCTAAGTAGTCGAAGTGCGAGTTTTGGAAGGAGGAAGTAAAGTTTCTAGGTCACGTGGTGAGTAGAGGAGGAATAGCAGTGGATCCCTCTAAGGTAGAAGCAGTGATGGAATGGGAAAGACCGACGACGGTGACAGAAGTTAGGAGTTTCTTGGGATTAGCCGGATATTACCGGAGATTTATCGAAGGATTCTCTCGAATTGCACTACCAATGATGAAGTTGACAAGAAAAGAAGTGCCTTTTGTTTGGACGTCAGAGTGTGAAGAGAGTTTTCAAACTTTGAAGCAAAAATTAACTTCAGCACCTATTTTGATCTTGCCGAAACCGCATGAACCGTTTAAAGTGTACTGTGACGCTTCCTTGAAGGGTTTGGGTTGCATGTTGATGCAACACCAGAACGTGGTGGCTTACGCATCGCGTCAGCTGAAACCGCATGAGGTGAATTATCCAACCCATGACTTGGAATTAGCGGCTATTGTGTTTGCATTGAAGATTTGGAGGCACCATTTGTACGGAGTGAAGTTTAGTGTCTTTTCTGATCATAAGAGTCTCAAGTACATCTTTGATCAGAAGGAGCTAAATATGCATCAAAGGAGGTGAATGGAATTGCTTAAGGATtatgattttgatttgagttatcATCCCGGAAAGGCGAATGTGGTAGCAGATGCTTTGAGTCGGAAGTCCTTGACAATAGCCTGGATGAGAATCAAGGAAGAGGAGCTGATGGAGAAGTTTGGGGATCTAAAGCTGGATATGGATGAAGTTGCTAGAAGAGCTTGCCTGAATCAGTTACAAATCTCAAGTGGCTTTAAAtccaaacttctgaaggctcaTCAGAACGATGACGTGTTACCAAAAGTATTGCCAGCTATCGAACAAGGGAAGCAGTGGAGAGTATCATGGGATCAAGACAGATtgtggagattcaagggtagagTTATTGTGCCAGACGTGGGGACGTTACGGCAGGATATATTGAGAGAAGTGCACAagagcggattctccattcaccctgGATGTATTAAGATGTAAAATGATCTAAAGACTATGTTCTGGTGGCTTTGTATGAAGAAGGATGTAGCAGAACATGTCTCAAAGTGCCTGATATGTCAGAAGGTGAAGATAGAATATCAGAAACCATCGGGAATGCTTTAACCACTTGAAATTCCTCAGTGGAAGTAGGAAGGAATcgcaatggattttgtgacagGTTTATCGAGGACTAGGTCGGGATTTGATGCGATTTGGGTGATCGTGGATCACTTAACCAAATCTGCTCATTTTCTACCTATTCGAGTAAACTGTTCTATGGAAGAGCTAGCAAGGTTGTATATAAAGGAAATAGTAAGGTTGCATGGTGtgtgataaacccatattttatggtttatcttatgctcaattgagtggattttatcaattcttacccacttattcatacaatttgcatgttttacatttgccttcctaattatgtgctttgattgaaaacatgcttctttgatcttatatttgcttattattaatcctctcttatgatcattagatgccttgatatgtgtgttaagtgttttcagatattatagggcaggaatagcttggaggatggaaaggaagcatgcaaaagtggaaggaatacaagaagttggagaaactgcaaagctgtcagcctgaccctatcgcactaaaacgaccataacttgagctacagaggtccaaataacgcggttctagttgcgttggaaagctaacgttcggggcttcgatttgatatataatatgccatagtggCCCTGACGCTAGGCGATGTGGCCGCATGCACGCGGTCGTGTCGCAGTGACGAAAaaccagcgtggcagatttcttctccagcgatttctgggctgttttcgacccagttttcggcccagaaaactcagattagaggctataaagtagagGGATTGCATCCATTTAGATTATGCTTTCAtaattctctttttattattttagatgtagttttcagagagagaggttctctcctctctcttagcattaggatttaggatttctcttagttttaggagtgactctcaatcccaggttctttatttttatttatcccaatttaatttatgaactcttttcTGTTACaaattactcttttaaattaatgttatttgagatatttcagattgatgattgttgtcttttatttatataaataatttggattttcctgttgcccaattggcttatgaatattattagttttagattttactgctttgaatgaattgaaggtatttcagatatttatgattttaatttagctttttacattcttggctttggttaaataattggtgactctagagttatcaaactcattgttgattgaaaattgaatttcttcatttcattaattcaagttccaataactctagtctttcccaaggaaagactaggacttgaggaatcagaattaattcatccacttaacttactttcatagttagaggttaacaaagtgggagaaaaattcaattctcattacaattgataaggataaccaggataggacctccagttcccataccttgccaagagtttattttatagttatttatttacttttattgctttgaaaatatagctgtgcccattgcccaactaaccttttaccttgatccaaaaaccccaaacacactttttcataaccaataataagaacatacttccctgcaattccttgagaagacgacccgaggtttaaatactcggttatcaattttaaaggggtttgttacttgtgacaaccaaaacgtttgtacgaagggatttctgtcggtttagagactatatctacaacgcgactgtttttatgaaattctttactggcaaaaattccgacgtcaaaatggcaccgttgccggggaattgcaaacgtgtgcttattattggttattgtaaatattttcaaaaaaaaataaaaaaaataacaaaaatatttttcttttacttgtttatttgttttctctttttcccccttatttctgataactactatgaattctcacccttctcgctttgagtttggttctaactttgttgaaggaaatagaaactaCAGCTGGAAcgtgcatcaaggtcagaccaatcaaggatggatgcaGTCAAGGGGATATAATCAACCTTTTAGGCAACAAtaccctccaagatatcatggacaacgaccattctacaatgcataaccagctgaaagatatggtggacaaccttgtaactaccaacaagccccaccccgtgcctatagaccatcctctcaacatgacctcgaaccaccacactcacaagcttcttttcgccattcgccaccatacgatccttatccgccccaatgccaatccaattacccccaagaaccaccactcccccatacacagtatccatatccatcaaagtCAGAATCACAGGGTAGCCTCGAAGAATCACTAAAACAATGTACTACAgtccttcatcaactggagcaagcaatggtGGAGAGGCTAAAACAATTGTCTTCCGGACGCTCAGCCCCTCAACAGACCCCCATGGCTTTATGCGAAGAATCCAATGAAGAGAGCAGTACAGAGAAGACGctagaaactccagtgaacagcatagagcataactttgtattagaacaagtagaggaagctgTCACCGCAGAAGAGGAAGAGTCGGTTGTTGTGGAGAACTCCGTtaaggatgttacaattgacgcTGAGGAGGATTTTGCACCACCTCCACTgcaaatatcttatgaagaactgaacGGAATAACCCAGGACACAGgcttccttgatgatgatgatcacgagTCCTGTTCTCTTAGTGACGACCTTGCATCCGTAAGTGATTTCTCTGaaacagaagaatcttccctgAGTGAACATGAAAATGATGCTGAGGTagatttttctcaacctcctattTATTACTCAAGTGACAAGGAAGATATCAatgactttgatcaagacatgggtgaagttgaagaaatttgcaaagaggtggaggaattcactgaagaccacaagggagtagagcttgcagagcCACTAGAAACACCCATCCCAAGGCCGTTACCGCCCACCACAAACtacaagtgggtaaaatccttgtcttttatcttcaatattccacttgaatatggtttgcttgaaacagatggccagcttagagctctctgtggctttaagagtaaaaagaaaATGGCTCATACTCAGAGCTGGTGCACGAcgttcaataaggttccacgcttcaactcgaagtgcaaggattggtatcatgctcaattgagtggatcacggagaacgtttggtcaCCGTGGTGAGAATCTAATTTCCAAACCTCCCAGATGGAAAAGTATAGATCAAAACGAAAGCAGATTTGGAaccaaagtttgggatcctggaaaatattctgatattcatcaccccgggagcctgaaaatctgtttgaagctgttcagaagcttcacatgcctagtttgggaccccggaggccattggcattccaagcattggtggagatttctggatgaatttaaacacaagccaccataacaggaagctcaaccaacgtccaacttaaggactttaaccaaaagtgctaggtgggagacaacccaccatggtatgatcgtttctttttcatttttatttagttttatttgttttcgagttttattttattttattgtattgaacctggaattttgcataacattcatatcagcattgcattctgcatactgcattattaaaaaaaatggaaaaacacgcacgcgacgcggcagcgtcgctgacgcgtccgcgtcactagtACGCGGGGAAGAAAAGCGTTGAACAGaaagtcacgcgagagcgtggctggaggcgtgccaatggcacaaagcgacccacgcgatcgcatcgctgacgcgtccgcgtcacatgggcataatggcctcccacgcgaccgcgtgccctgattttcgacgtcaaaaaggtgcatggccgaaagttgtgctgaaattgggctggactcgtgctagaagcccaaGCCCTCCCGCGCGACCGCGTGTCCCACGCGGCCGCATCGTTTTCCaaaaatggccatccacgcgatcgcgtcacccaaaatttggcaaaataagattttgaacagagagttgtgcgagcgcgaggctgccctcgcgccagtagcataaattgagtcacgcgaccgcgtgaccgacgcgatcgcgtcgagTAACTTACAGCGCAAGtcgcgcgaccgcgtgccccacgcat from Arachis stenosperma cultivar V10309 chromosome 9, arast.V10309.gnm1.PFL2, whole genome shotgun sequence encodes the following:
- the LOC130949895 gene encoding uncharacterized protein LOC130949895, which produces MTAVAPMEIRVFSDLVNKARVVEEYAKTVAASKDTQGGGSSKGRGKYYHPRGQSFKRGGYARQGPGGFRKNAHNQFQRGKRRGSQSGCFNCGLPGHIARDYTRGKNPNAGQIEELGLKVSELPFDLHVHTPHQTVMTRSSYRQVDFKLEDIDFVHDLVCLLMVGLEMILGFDWLSKNRVLLDCFERTIRFMPEGESGAVVTAGYYLNSIVVCCSGKECQSYILLTANASGDTQGLDQIPVVRDFSEVFPEDIPEFSPQREIEFAIELVPGAGPVSIAPYRMAPKELAELKV